One Fusarium musae strain F31 chromosome 6, whole genome shotgun sequence DNA segment encodes these proteins:
- the RAM1 gene encoding CAAX farnesyltransferase (FTase) subunit beta (EggNog:ENOG41): MASAATAPQPDVELSIPPLFTTEPLIRDSLPTESSRVQDATIDEVLPFLQGEEFDCCNSHGVPHLDRRLHVKFLHKQLGKLPAAFTPADPSRPWFFYWCLSALVLLGEDVVEYRQRLVDTVRPMQNQDGGFAGGFGHTSHLATSYATVLSLALVGGEDAYEVIDRRAMWRWLCSLKQPDGGFQMALGGEEDVRGAYCAAVIISLLNLPLELSQDSPARSAGHTGLFTGLADYVHQSTTPSLIIHRKGQTHEGGVSAKPGIEAHGAYAFCALGCLSILDSPHRSIPRHLNVPLLISWLSSRQYAPEGGFSGRTNKLVDGCYSHWVGGCWPLIEAALNGPGSGPGGEEANSGGHALPAAKGSLFSRDGLIRYILCCCQDQSKRGGLRDKPSKFSDAYHTCYVLSGLSAAQHKWNLDVARPHEADVTGDSWSVTPYMDGEQIFDEEDRVATVHPVYVIPQHKVEAMQSYFSSKHGF; encoded by the exons ATGGCTTCAGCTGCAACAGCGCCACAGCCCGATGTTGAACTCTCCATACCGCCTCTCTTCACTACTGAACCTCTCATCCGCGATAGCCTACCCACAGAGTCATCGCGTGTCCAGGATGCAACGATAGACGAAGTCCTACCTTTTCTTCAAGGCGAAGAATTCGACTGCTGCAACTCCCACGGCGTGCCCCATCTGGACCGTCGCCTCCATGTAAAGTTTCTGCATAAGCAGCTGGGAAAGCTGCCCGCCGCTTTCACACCCGCTGACCCCAGTCGGCCCTGGTTCTTCTACTGGTGTCTGTCTGCTCTTGTTCTCCTGGGAGAGGACGTCGTGGAGTACCGACAGAGACTTGTCGATACCGTCCGGCCTATGCAGAATCAAGATGGAGGCTTCGCTGGCGGATTCGGACATACCTCGCATCTCGCCACCTCCTATGCAACCGTTCTGTCGCTGGCCCTTGTTGGCGGTGAAGACGCCTACGAGGTCATCGACCGTCGAGCAATGTGGAGATGGCTATGCTCACTCAAGCAGCCCGATGGAGGGTTCCAGATGGCACTCGGCGGCGAAGAGGACGTCAG GGGGGCTTACTGCGCGGCCGTCATCATATCGTTACTCAATCTACCTCTTGAGCTATCACAGGACTCTCCTGCACGATCCGCTGGCCACACTGGCCTGTTCACTGGGCTTGCAGACTATGTACACCAAT CAACGACTCCGTCTCTGATCATTCACCGTAAAGGCCAAACGCACGAGGGAGGCGTGTCGGCAAAGCCGGGCATCGAAGCACATGGTGCATATGCTTTTTGCGCTCTCGGATGCCTCTCGATTCTTGATTCTCCACATCGTTCCATCCCGAG GCATCTCAATGTTCCACTGCTTATCTCTTGGCTGTCTTCGCGACAGTACGCCCCAGAGGGTGGTTTCTCAGGTCGCACCAATAAGCTAGTTGACGGTTGCTACAGTCACTGGGTCGGAGGATGCTGGCCCCTCATCGAGGCTGCACTCAACGGACCCGGGTCCGGCCCTGGAGGGGAAGAGGCCAATTCAGGCGGCCACGCGCTCCCTGCGGCCAAGGGTAGCCTTTTCAGCCGTGACGGCTTGATCCGCTACATCCTTTGTTGCTGTCAAGACCAGTCTAAGCGGGGTGGTCTGAGAGACAAACCGAGCAA GTTCTCTGACGCCTACCACACATGCTATGTACTTTCTGGCTTGAGCGCAGCGCAGCACAAGTGGAACTTGGATGTTGCTCGACCTCACGAGGCTGATGTGACAGGCGACTCGTGGTCTGTGACACCGTATATGGATGGTGAACAGATctttgatgaggaggatcgAGTTGCTACCGTGCATCCGGTCTACGTTATTCCGCAGCATAAAGTGGAGGCCATGCAGAGTTACTTTTCGTCCAAACATGGCTTCTAG